In one Cloacibacillus porcorum genomic region, the following are encoded:
- the nifJ gene encoding pyruvate:ferredoxin (flavodoxin) oxidoreductase — MREKNLVTMDGNEAAAYIAYAFTEVAAIYPITPSSPMAEKTDAWSAKGKKNIFGQTVSLIEMQSEAGAAAAVHGALETGALAASFTSSQGLMLMIPVLHRLSGQRHPGVLHVAARTVGTHAFSIFGDHSDVMNCRQCGLAMLATGGVQEIMDLGGVAHLAAIKSRIPFMHFFDGFRTSHEIDKVEEMPYETLESLLDREALAEFRAAALNPERPMMRSTVQNPDIYFQVREANNGFYDALPGIVEDYMEKISAVTGREYHLFNYYGAPDAEEVIVAMGSVSGTVEEAVDYLNAHGRKTGFIQVHLFRPFSIKHLFAVLPATVKKIAALDRCKEMGANGGPLYQDICTAFTGSGREVTIVGGRYGLSSKDTDPTQIIAVFDNLAKAEPKNDFTIGITDDVTYLSLPLGETVYPDGARQMSFKFWGLGGDGTVGANKNTIDIINSYTPKYGQAYFEYDAKKSFGVTISHLRFSDSPIRSSYFVKRADFVAAHNQTYIQNYDIVSELKEGGTLLLNCPWEPEELEDKIPADIRRKLARKKANFYIINATKIAEKHGLGSHVNIPLQSAFFHLVDLIPIEEAKEYMADAVRKTFFAKGDEVVNRNIAAIEDGGAMLVKVEIPDSWLDAKDEPKQRRAGEPAIVEKLLEPINRQQGDSLPVSAFKGYEDGTVELGLTAFEKRAIATSVPEWDPARCIQCNRCSYVCPHAVIRPYLLSEEEKKAAPEGFLTMPAVGMKEFSFSMQVSRDDCTGCGSCVTVCPAKEKALTMVPIEKSKSLPEQWAFGLTISDKEGKFDPWTVKGSQFRQPLLEFSAACAGCGETPYAKLMTQLFGDRVYWANATGCSQAWGGAMPGIPYTKNKEGKGPAWSNSLFENNAEFSLGMFLSVKQQREAQRLRAEKLLAAEIPAALRAELEAWLAAFDDFNGSASAAKKLTAALTAAELTGEAAVTAREMLVNRDQLSKKTFWMYGGDGWAYDIGFGGLDHVLAMGENVNALIVDTEVYSNTGGQSSKSTPIGAVAQFCISGKKVAKKDLGAMLMTYGNIYVAQVAMGADMNQLIKAMREAEEYEGPSVIIAYTPCLAHGIKGGMGSAQEEMKRAVASGYWTLYRYDPRKEKPLTIDSKAPTMEYEEFLDGEVRYAALKRTFPENAKKYFKEGSEEAKAKYAKYKHMEDNQ; from the coding sequence ATGAGAGAAAAGAACCTTGTAACGATGGATGGGAACGAGGCGGCGGCCTATATAGCCTATGCCTTCACCGAGGTGGCGGCGATATATCCGATCACCCCCTCTTCGCCGATGGCGGAGAAGACGGACGCCTGGTCCGCCAAGGGAAAGAAAAATATCTTCGGGCAGACCGTTTCGCTGATAGAGATGCAGTCTGAGGCCGGCGCGGCGGCGGCGGTGCATGGCGCGCTTGAGACCGGCGCTTTGGCCGCCTCCTTCACCTCATCGCAGGGGCTGATGCTGATGATCCCCGTGCTTCACAGGCTTTCGGGGCAGCGCCACCCCGGCGTGCTCCACGTCGCGGCGCGTACCGTCGGCACCCACGCCTTTTCGATCTTCGGCGACCATTCCGACGTGATGAACTGCCGCCAGTGCGGGCTTGCGATGCTCGCGACGGGCGGCGTGCAGGAGATAATGGATCTCGGCGGCGTCGCGCACCTTGCGGCGATAAAGTCGCGCATCCCCTTCATGCACTTTTTCGACGGTTTCCGCACCTCCCATGAGATAGACAAGGTGGAGGAGATGCCCTACGAGACGCTTGAATCGCTGCTCGACAGGGAGGCCCTCGCCGAATTCCGCGCCGCCGCGCTCAACCCCGAGCGCCCGATGATGCGCAGCACCGTGCAGAATCCCGACATTTACTTCCAGGTGCGCGAGGCCAACAACGGCTTCTATGACGCGCTGCCCGGCATCGTGGAAGATTATATGGAGAAGATAAGCGCGGTAACCGGCCGCGAATATCACCTCTTCAACTACTACGGAGCGCCGGACGCCGAAGAGGTGATCGTCGCGATGGGCTCCGTCAGCGGCACGGTTGAGGAGGCCGTTGATTACCTCAACGCGCATGGCAGAAAGACCGGCTTCATACAGGTGCACCTCTTCCGTCCCTTCTCGATCAAGCATCTTTTCGCGGTGCTCCCCGCCACGGTGAAAAAGATCGCCGCGCTCGACCGCTGCAAGGAGATGGGAGCCAACGGCGGCCCGCTCTATCAGGATATCTGCACCGCCTTTACCGGTTCCGGCCGCGAGGTGACGATCGTCGGCGGACGCTACGGGCTCTCCTCGAAGGATACCGATCCGACGCAGATCATCGCAGTATTTGACAACCTCGCGAAGGCCGAGCCGAAGAACGACTTTACGATCGGCATCACCGACGACGTGACGTACCTCTCGCTGCCGCTTGGCGAGACGGTCTACCCCGACGGCGCGCGCCAGATGTCCTTCAAATTCTGGGGGCTGGGCGGCGACGGTACCGTCGGCGCGAACAAAAACACCATCGACATCATCAACAGCTACACGCCGAAATATGGGCAGGCCTATTTTGAATATGACGCGAAAAAATCATTCGGCGTCACCATATCGCATCTGCGCTTCTCCGACAGCCCGATACGCTCCTCATACTTCGTGAAGCGGGCTGATTTCGTCGCTGCGCATAACCAGACCTACATCCAGAACTACGACATCGTCAGCGAACTCAAAGAGGGCGGCACCCTGCTGCTCAACTGCCCGTGGGAGCCGGAGGAGCTTGAAGACAAGATTCCCGCCGACATCCGCCGCAAGCTCGCGCGGAAAAAGGCGAATTTCTACATCATCAACGCCACCAAGATCGCCGAGAAGCACGGGCTCGGCAGCCACGTCAACATCCCGCTCCAGTCGGCCTTCTTCCACCTCGTCGATCTCATCCCGATCGAGGAGGCGAAGGAATATATGGCGGACGCCGTGCGGAAAACCTTCTTCGCGAAGGGGGACGAGGTCGTTAACCGCAACATCGCGGCGATCGAAGACGGCGGCGCGATGCTCGTGAAGGTTGAAATCCCCGATTCCTGGCTTGACGCCAAAGACGAACCAAAACAGCGCCGCGCCGGTGAACCGGCGATCGTTGAAAAGCTGCTGGAGCCGATCAACCGCCAGCAGGGGGACAGTCTCCCCGTCAGCGCCTTTAAGGGTTACGAGGACGGCACCGTCGAGCTGGGCCTTACGGCCTTTGAAAAGCGCGCGATCGCTACCAGCGTCCCCGAGTGGGACCCCGCGCGCTGCATCCAGTGCAACCGCTGCTCCTACGTCTGCCCGCACGCCGTCATCCGTCCCTACCTCCTCAGCGAAGAGGAAAAAAAGGCGGCCCCCGAGGGTTTCCTGACGATGCCTGCGGTCGGTATGAAGGAGTTCTCCTTCTCCATGCAGGTGAGCCGCGACGACTGCACCGGCTGCGGCAGCTGCGTCACCGTGTGCCCGGCCAAAGAAAAGGCGCTGACGATGGTGCCGATAGAAAAATCAAAGTCGCTTCCCGAACAGTGGGCCTTCGGCCTTACCATCTCCGACAAGGAGGGCAAGTTCGATCCCTGGACGGTGAAGGGCAGCCAGTTCCGCCAGCCGCTGCTTGAATTCTCGGCGGCCTGCGCCGGCTGCGGCGAGACCCCATACGCGAAGCTGATGACGCAGCTCTTCGGAGACCGCGTCTACTGGGCCAACGCCACCGGCTGTTCGCAGGCCTGGGGCGGCGCGATGCCCGGAATACCCTACACAAAAAATAAAGAGGGCAAGGGACCGGCCTGGTCGAACTCGCTCTTTGAAAACAACGCCGAATTCAGCCTCGGAATGTTCCTCTCCGTGAAACAGCAGCGCGAGGCACAGAGGCTGCGCGCCGAAAAGCTGCTTGCGGCGGAGATCCCCGCGGCGCTGAGGGCGGAGCTTGAGGCGTGGCTCGCGGCCTTCGACGACTTCAACGGCTCCGCGTCGGCGGCGAAAAAGCTGACGGCGGCGCTTACTGCGGCCGAACTCACCGGCGAAGCCGCCGTGACGGCGCGGGAAATGCTCGTGAACCGTGACCAGCTTTCTAAAAAGACCTTTTGGATGTACGGCGGCGACGGTTGGGCCTACGACATCGGTTTCGGCGGCCTAGACCACGTCCTCGCGATGGGCGAAAACGTCAACGCGCTGATCGTTGATACCGAAGTCTATTCCAACACCGGCGGCCAGTCCTCGAAGTCGACGCCGATCGGCGCCGTAGCGCAGTTCTGCATCAGCGGCAAAAAGGTCGCGAAAAAGGACCTCGGCGCAATGCTCATGACCTACGGCAACATATATGTCGCGCAGGTGGCGATGGGCGCGGATATGAACCAGCTCATCAAGGCCATGCGCGAGGCCGAGGAATACGAGGGCCCCTCGGTGATAATCGCCTACACGCCCTGCCTCGCGCACGGCATCAAGGGCGGTATGGGCAGCGCGCAGGAGGAGATGAAGCGCGCAGTCGCCTCCGGTTACTGGACCCTCTACC
- a CDS encoding alpha-isopropylmalate synthase regulatory domain-containing protein, with protein sequence MKRIKFTDITLREAARGLEGALSFKEIIEMAKILDKLNLDVISLAPITNVKIDSLLVRTVAAAVKKSTLSIPVGSTEAGVDTAWSAVAEAAHPRLYVEAPLSAVQMEFVCNKKPEGIIEMIGKLVRKSREYCADVEFAAVDATRSEPEFLYKALRTAVAAGASTVTICDSAGTMMPYEFNNFVKEIYANVPELKEAALAVKCSDELSMAAACAVSAVKAGASEVDVAVSGGCAPELETASHIIRMRGDDCGFFSGIKYTELNRSIAQMNWISRSERSKTSAFDTGLSISDGSDIRLDANDDITAVGKAVERLGYDLSEEDLVKVYDTFSNVAEKKSVGTKELEAIIATSALQVPPSYELVSFVINSGNVISATANIHCRHNGQDLFGLAVGDGPIDAAFLAIEQITGHHYDLDDFQIQAVTEGREAMGSTLVKLRSNGKLYSGNGISTDIIGSSIRAYFNALNKISYEENHR encoded by the coding sequence ATGAAGAGAATCAAATTTACGGACATCACGCTGCGCGAGGCGGCACGCGGACTTGAAGGGGCGCTCTCTTTCAAGGAGATCATAGAGATGGCGAAGATCCTTGACAAGCTCAATCTAGACGTTATCAGCCTTGCGCCGATCACCAATGTAAAGATAGATTCGCTGCTGGTACGCACGGTCGCCGCCGCGGTAAAGAAGAGCACGCTCTCTATTCCCGTCGGCAGCACGGAGGCCGGTGTGGATACGGCGTGGAGCGCCGTTGCGGAGGCCGCCCATCCGCGCCTCTATGTGGAGGCGCCGCTTTCGGCGGTGCAGATGGAGTTTGTCTGCAATAAGAAGCCGGAGGGGATCATTGAGATGATCGGCAAGCTCGTGCGCAAGAGCCGCGAGTATTGCGCCGACGTGGAGTTTGCCGCCGTCGACGCGACGCGCAGCGAGCCGGAGTTCCTCTATAAGGCGCTGCGCACTGCGGTGGCCGCCGGAGCTTCTACCGTTACGATATGTGATTCCGCCGGTACGATGATGCCCTATGAGTTTAATAATTTTGTCAAAGAGATATATGCCAATGTGCCGGAGCTCAAAGAGGCGGCGCTTGCCGTCAAGTGTTCGGACGAGCTTTCGATGGCGGCGGCCTGCGCCGTCTCCGCCGTGAAGGCCGGGGCCTCGGAGGTGGACGTGGCCGTCAGCGGCGGCTGCGCGCCGGAGCTGGAGACGGCGTCGCACATCATCCGTATGCGCGGCGACGACTGCGGCTTTTTCAGCGGCATAAAGTATACTGAGCTGAACCGTTCGATCGCGCAGATGAACTGGATCTCCCGCTCGGAGCGCAGTAAGACGAGCGCCTTTGACACAGGGCTGTCCATATCCGACGGCTCGGATATCAGGCTGGACGCGAACGACGATATCACAGCGGTCGGCAAGGCCGTCGAGCGCCTCGGCTACGATCTCTCGGAGGAGGATCTGGTGAAGGTTTACGACACCTTCAGCAATGTCGCGGAGAAGAAATCTGTCGGCACGAAGGAGCTGGAGGCGATCATCGCCACGAGCGCCCTGCAGGTGCCGCCCTCCTACGAGCTGGTGAGCTTCGTCATCAACAGCGGTAATGTCATCAGCGCAACGGCCAACATCCACTGCCGCCACAACGGGCAGGACCTCTTCGGCCTCGCGGTCGGCGACGGCCCGATCGACGCCGCCTTCCTCGCGATAGAGCAGATAACGGGCCACCACTATGATCTTGACGATTTTCAGATCCAGGCGGTCACCGAGGGGCGCGAGGCGATGGGTTCGACGCTCGTCAAGCTCCGCTCGAACGGCAAGCTCTATTCCGGCAACGGAATTTCGACGGATATCATCGGTTCCAGCATCAGGGCCTATTTCAACGCTCTGAATAAGATTTCATACGAGGAGAATCACAGATAA
- a CDS encoding AMP-binding protein, with translation MKLSFSTFGWHDHTWEDFCTVAKDGGFAGIEVHNIHEPKLSEKNSIFDPARANAAHREMTEAGLSIPCIDTWHNIADKTMFEENCAEITDYINTAKSLRIPYVRLGAKETGGSYEDERAAVMAVLQRMLPAAQEAGVTLLIETIGPFSDTDKLCDVLNSFSCDNLAALWDMQHTFRDAGEAPEKTVKNLGAYIKHVHLKDSVVTDGVMEYRLVCEGSLPIDAMMRALYSLNYDGFISMEWDPQWMPDIESIELISLHFVNTMNRFGSPARMVKSKRLYENKRGTGFYPWQRDKLIEMTFPQVLDRIVDEFPDQYAFKYTTLNYTRTYAEFRDDVDEFARALISLGVGPGSHVAIWATNLPQWYLTFWATTKIGAVLVTVNTAYKIHEAEYLLRQSDTHTLVMIKGYRDSHYDDIMRELCPELETAAPGKPLACRRLPFLRNIITVDFKMKGCLTWEEAVARAHMTPAEEVHRLAAAVDIHDVCNMQYTSGTTGFPKGVMLTHYNVVNNGKCIGDRMDLSTADRMMIQVPMFHCFGMVLAMTASMTHGTTLSPLPYFSTKASLACINQERITCFHGVPTMFIAMMEHEDFEKTDFSYMRTGIMAGSPCPISKMRDVIDKMNMKEIVITYGQTEASPGTTMSDTTDTIEQRVATVGRALPEVECRIVDPETGEDLPDEVTGEFVARGYNIMKGYYKMPEATAAAIDKDGWLHSGDLACRTADGYYRITGRLKDMIIRGGENIYPKELEEFLYTHPKVKDVQVIGVPDEAMGEEIMACVILKEGETATEKEIKDHFLANMARHKCPRYIDFVPAFPMNAAGKILKYKMREEAVEKLGLQKAASVKTA, from the coding sequence ATGAAGCTCTCATTTTCGACTTTCGGATGGCACGACCATACATGGGAGGATTTCTGCACCGTCGCCAAGGACGGCGGCTTCGCGGGCATAGAGGTCCATAATATACACGAGCCGAAGCTCTCGGAGAAGAACAGCATCTTCGACCCCGCGCGGGCGAACGCGGCGCACCGCGAGATGACCGAGGCAGGGCTTTCGATACCCTGCATCGATACCTGGCACAACATTGCCGACAAGACGATGTTTGAAGAAAACTGTGCGGAGATAACGGATTATATCAACACCGCGAAGAGCCTGCGCATCCCCTACGTGCGTCTCGGGGCGAAGGAGACTGGCGGTTCGTACGAGGATGAGCGCGCCGCGGTGATGGCGGTGCTGCAGAGGATGCTGCCAGCGGCGCAGGAGGCCGGCGTGACGCTGCTGATCGAGACGATCGGCCCCTTCTCCGATACCGACAAGCTCTGCGATGTGCTCAATTCTTTCTCCTGCGACAATCTCGCGGCTCTCTGGGACATGCAGCACACCTTCCGCGACGCCGGCGAAGCGCCGGAGAAGACGGTGAAGAATCTCGGCGCCTACATCAAGCATGTGCACCTGAAGGACTCCGTCGTCACGGACGGCGTGATGGAGTACCGCCTTGTCTGCGAGGGCAGCCTGCCAATCGACGCGATGATGCGCGCCCTCTATTCGCTGAATTATGACGGCTTCATCTCAATGGAGTGGGACCCGCAGTGGATGCCCGACATCGAGAGTATCGAACTGATTTCCCTGCACTTCGTAAACACGATGAACCGTTTTGGCAGCCCCGCGCGTATGGTGAAGTCGAAGCGCCTCTATGAGAACAAGCGCGGCACGGGGTTCTATCCGTGGCAGAGGGACAAGCTGATCGAAATGACCTTCCCGCAGGTGCTTGACCGCATCGTCGATGAGTTCCCCGACCAGTACGCCTTCAAATACACGACGCTGAACTATACCCGCACCTACGCCGAATTCCGCGACGACGTCGACGAATTCGCGCGCGCGCTGATATCGCTCGGCGTCGGCCCCGGAAGCCACGTCGCGATCTGGGCGACGAACCTGCCCCAGTGGTATCTGACATTCTGGGCGACGACGAAGATCGGTGCGGTGCTCGTCACCGTCAATACCGCCTACAAGATTCACGAGGCCGAGTATCTGCTGCGCCAGTCTGATACCCACACGCTCGTGATGATAAAGGGCTACCGCGACTCGCATTACGACGATATTATGAGGGAGCTGTGCCCCGAGCTGGAGACGGCGGCGCCCGGCAAGCCTCTCGCCTGCCGCCGCCTGCCGTTCCTGCGCAACATCATCACCGTGGACTTTAAGATGAAGGGCTGCCTCACCTGGGAGGAGGCCGTGGCCCGCGCGCACATGACGCCGGCAGAGGAGGTCCATCGCCTCGCCGCCGCCGTCGATATCCACGACGTCTGCAACATGCAGTACACGAGCGGTACGACGGGATTCCCCAAGGGGGTCATGCTCACGCATTACAACGTCGTCAACAACGGCAAGTGCATTGGCGACCGCATGGACCTCTCCACTGCCGACCGCATGATGATCCAGGTGCCGATGTTCCACTGTTTCGGCATGGTGCTCGCGATGACCGCCTCAATGACGCACGGCACGACTCTTTCGCCGCTGCCCTATTTTTCGACGAAGGCCTCGCTGGCCTGTATCAATCAGGAGCGTATCACCTGCTTCCACGGCGTGCCGACGATGTTCATCGCGATGATGGAGCACGAAGATTTTGAGAAGACGGACTTCTCCTATATGCGTACCGGCATCATGGCTGGCAGCCCCTGCCCGATCTCGAAGATGCGCGACGTCATAGATAAGATGAATATGAAGGAGATCGTCATCACATACGGACAGACGGAGGCGTCGCCGGGCACGACGATGAGCGACACCACCGACACCATAGAACAGCGTGTCGCCACGGTCGGCAGGGCGCTGCCGGAGGTCGAGTGCAGGATAGTCGATCCGGAGACGGGCGAGGATCTGCCCGACGAAGTGACGGGCGAGTTTGTCGCCCGCGGCTACAATATAATGAAGGGATATTATAAAATGCCGGAGGCGACCGCGGCGGCCATCGACAAGGACGGCTGGCTGCACAGCGGAGACCTCGCCTGCCGCACCGCCGACGGATATTACCGCATAACGGGCCGTCTCAAGGATATGATCATCCGCGGAGGCGAGAATATTTACCCGAAGGAGCTGGAAGAGTTCCTCTACACGCATCCGAAGGTCAAGGACGTTCAGGTGATCGGCGTTCCCGACGAGGCGATGGGAGAGGAGATCATGGCCTGCGTCATCCTCAAGGAGGGCGAAACGGCGACGGAGAAGGAGATCAAGGATCACTTCCTCGCGAACATGGCGCGCCATAAGTGTCCGCGCTACATCGATTTCGTTCCCGCCTTCCCGATGAACGCCGCGGGCAAGATTTTGAAGTATAAGATGCGCGAAGAGGCCGTTGAGAAGCTGGGACTGCAGAAGGCGGCTTCCGTTAAGACCGCTTAA